Proteins encoded in a region of the Streptomyces akebiae genome:
- a CDS encoding Lrp/AsnC family transcriptional regulator → MNSKSAAFDELDRKIITALMANARTSFAEIGATVGLSATAVKRRVDRLRETGVITGFTATVQPAALGWRTEAYVEVYCEGAAPPRRLAEVVRNHPEITAAMTVTGGADALLHVRAVDVEHFEEVLERIRTEPFIRKTISYMVLSHLLPEAPEAGATQDAANLR, encoded by the coding sequence AGTCCGCGGCGTTCGACGAGCTCGATCGCAAGATCATCACAGCGTTGATGGCGAACGCGAGGACCAGCTTCGCCGAGATCGGCGCGACCGTCGGCCTTTCGGCCACCGCGGTCAAGCGGCGGGTGGACCGGTTGCGGGAGACCGGGGTGATCACCGGCTTCACGGCCACGGTGCAGCCGGCGGCGCTCGGCTGGCGCACGGAGGCGTACGTGGAGGTGTACTGCGAGGGCGCGGCGCCGCCCCGGCGGCTCGCGGAGGTGGTGCGCAACCATCCGGAGATCACGGCGGCGATGACGGTGACCGGTGGCGCCGACGCGTTGCTGCACGTGCGGGCGGTGGACGTGGAGCATTTCGAGGAGGTGCTGGAGCGGATCCGCACCGAGCCGTTCATCCGGAAGACGATCAGCTACATGGTGCTGTCGCACCTGCTGCCGGAGGCTCCGGAGGCCGGGGCGACGCAGGACGCAGCGAACCTGCGCTGA